One genomic window of Biomphalaria glabrata chromosome 9, xgBioGlab47.1, whole genome shotgun sequence includes the following:
- the LOC106053044 gene encoding uncharacterized protein LOC106053044, translating into MTDKKMTLGFLENFLLSGSAAVISKTSIAPLERIKLLIQNQDELIKCGRLNKPYRGILDCAVKTFQSEGLLAFWRSNFVNCVRYFPTQAMNFAFKDHIKAAFKTVPGESHGRKLAKNIFSGSIAGALSNCFVYSLDYARTRLAMDAKNADNPLANRQFTGVIDVYKKTWAADGIQGLYRGFVVSVISIMVYRGCYFGFYDSLKPILLRENPGFFSSFVLSYGVTVSSNLIAYPLDTIRRRMMLRSAEKVQYKGSVDCALQIIRNEGALSLMKGAGANILRNIAGAGVLVGFDKFKDIYIRYHQKL; encoded by the exons ATGACAGACAAAAAGATGACATTAGGATTCTTAGAGAACTTTCTTCTATCTGGTTCAGCTGCTGTCATTTCAAAGACATCTATAGCTCCCCTAGAGAGAATCAAATTACTGATACAG AATCAAGACGAACTCATTAAATGTGGGAGACTGAATAAACCTTACAGAGGAATCCTTGACTGTGCTGTCAAAACGTTTCAGTCAGAAGGACTTTTGGCATTTTGGAGAAGTAATTTTGTGAACTGTGTCAG GTATTTCCCAACACAGGCAATGAACTTTGCCTTCAAAGATCACATCAAAGCAGCTTTTAAAACTGTTCCCGGTGAATCCCATGGAAGAAAGTTagccaaaaatatttttagtggCAGCATAGCTGGCGCTTTGTCCAATTGTTTTGTGTATTCACTGGACTATGCCAGGACCAGGCTGGCTATGGATGCCAAAAATGCTGACAATCCCTTAGCAAATAGACAGTTTACTGGAGTCATAGATGTCTATAAGAAGACATGGGCTGCAGACGGGATTCAAGGACTTTATAGAGGTTTTGTTGTGTCTGTGATATCCATTATGGTGTATAGGGGCTGTTACTTTGGATTTTACGATAGCCTCAAACCCATCTTGCTCAGAGAAAACCCAGGGTTCTTCTCATCCTTTGTTCTAAGTTACGGTGTGACTGTCAGCTCCAACCTCATTGCTTACCCCCTGGACACTATTCGCAGGAGGATGATGCTGCGCTCCGCTGAGAAAGTTCAATACAAAGGCTCGGTGGATTGTGCTCTCCAGATTATAAGAAACGAAGGAGCCCTGTCACTAATGAAAGGCGCTGGAGCTAACATTCTCCGCAACATTGCCGGAGCAGGGGTTCTAGTAGGCTTTGATAAGTTTAAAGACATTTATATTCGATACCATCAAAAATTATGA